Sequence from the Dysidea avara chromosome 5, odDysAvar1.4, whole genome shotgun sequence genome:
gtgaataatcttgatgtataattttaaaaagtgcttgtaatctggatattttacgtctcagctgaaggcttggccaagaaagatgctgtaacatagctgtgactgaactgaatcgattgaaatcatttaggacccatctagcttccctacgctgtactttctctagctgttgaatattgttatggtggtatgggtcccagatgactgcagcgtattccattgacggtcgtactatcgtaaggtaggctgttgctttgatgttagacgagcagcaactcagattgcgtttcaagaagtttaatgttctattggccttagcagctatattactaatatgtggagaccatgatagtttgttatccaatataacaccaaggtaggagtgttggtttgatgtacccaagttgtgattgtttagcttgtagttgaaaatgattggtgataatgatctggtaaaccgcataatagtacatttggttacattgaatcttaattgccacttagttgcccattcgtgtagttgatcaagatcatgctgaagttgaatggcatcctccttggtggtgataattctgtaaagtaaacagtcatcagcaaataaccgtagtggcgaatttacatgttctgttatatcattaatgtatagaagaaacatcaaagggccgagaaccgtcccttgagggactcctgagtgAACAGCTATCGAGTCAGAAAAAGTACCGTCCAAAGCTACTTGCTGTGACCTTCTGATCACTAATTAGTATGCAGAATTAGGAAAAGGTGCAATATATAGCAATACACAGCTACAGCAGTTAGCTACACTCCATCCAGTTTGTGAAAGTGGAGTGGTAAATCATAGAGAAGTCACCTTTAATGCTTAGATGCAGCTATAGCTACAACTGAGAAGGAAAATCTACCATGATATTTGTCCACAATTGCCACAAGTTGAACCAGAAAACATTTCTATTCACACAACAGTGTAAGTGATCACACTTAAGTGTATTCACATGTATTATGTTTTGCTTGCTTTGCAGCTGATGGCTGGCTGGTCTCATTTACAAAGTTGATGAACAATTTATTCCTCAAGGTTCTTAATTCTTGTTCTGAAACCTCTTACTTGAAGTCACCTAACTGGTTCTATGCAATGGGTATGGAggaaatacatgtacagtaagcAGATGTACTTGTTTAGTATAACACTtacttatatgtgactggatctacgaaaaccgttcttatcgcccaagacaggaagtttgattttttcacacaaacacaaagcttaatgaatgcgcTATcgagtttcactgccacagtcgaccagagtaaagtggtctgcttttgctggctgcttttctagagcacagtggcgagccgtacgagtggtctggggtcttgatggagccctggccgaccaggagatggctgtgtgtggctgtacagctctgtggtgttggacaatgacctgtgctgtaaatttcctttcattttagccagttctgagccctgaatggcctataacttggcctaattcatcctagcacgcctcttttcaatttttgaacaccatcttgccctccttccaaggcccccgcctcccaccccttctggagctcgcctgatacagacaacctcggtttaaaaactatctaaaatggcgggaaacttagctgttgactacttcttcagtggatgatcaggaaggtaagaaattgttgtgaaacgtgtgaaaatttggtatgcgtagctaccaccattggccagctacaacacacagaatatttaaaaccgacgtttctcgatacttttaaatgggcgataagaccggttttcccagagacagtcacatatgtgactggattttggaaaacgatccaaatcgcacattagaggttttgagataaacggttttaaagaattcaagtcagcataacttaccaaggatagcaagcacgcatataatttacacaaaagatgcatcaatctgttataATTACCTTTCaaaccacttccagtacttgtagctgtttgtagagttttccgccaaataagatagaaaatctgagaagttggacgagcgaagtagtatcatgagtgctcacaaaggggaggagggTGAGGGTGATGGGGccgtgggcaagagatagacttcaaaatggaagcagaccatgattggagttcGGATGGGCTGTGCTGGCTACTTAGTGGCTGATATACAGCAAAATCGACAGAAACAAACGTCTGACCAACATtgtcaggccatccaccagtaaaccactgattcttgccaagccagacccttcacaaggccagaaatcaCCATTCAAGCTCTCCATACCACCAAGAAGAGatgtctattaaaaccagcctcgagtagtttgagtaatactgagggtcaaaactagtagtacgataatGTGGCTATCCCCTGGTGGTGttggtttgattttgcctgatgtacaATTTggttgtaaaatctggtcacataattatatatgtctACATAATATCAGGTACTAATACAGTCTTTGCATGATATGAGTCCTGAAAAATGGCTGTTATAGCTTTATTGCCACTCATTAAAACTAATAGTATGTGTTTGTCATCTGGTGAGCTGTAATGGGCCAGTAAATAAGGccattcactgtgaaaaaagaggactataagatggtatatctaatggcttaaactatacaaataatctcagtatagtcttgcattatactaactatcttatactttagtataaactccatcttatattatgggaaacagattatacttttagtttaatacacattctttgtatggctttgtttacttaactaaatgtgataactttttagcttcactatcagatctcattattgtctcatttttagctccaccatctcatgtgacttaagattttttttactgtaccaaacaaagtcatgatgattttacaataagtagctacacttctgttaatcactatagctagctaactagcttcagtttgttgtgataatttcatacgcacacattttcatatggcaaagcatataataccagaaaaaataattattcaatctaagagtcatacaaatctagattttcttgcacagttagcacacctacaaaagttcgtagtaatgcttgtttaaaattgaaggggtcagtggtgtgcgcatgcgttttagatgcaattaagtcgccatctttgtcgctattgttgtatcagaggttgtaaatgtgagtgatatcTCGCGGAaagagtgtgcgcgatcggcgccatcgtccaactgatgagccacgatgatagttatggaccgcaactgtacatccctgctggctgtagtggtgaagtggcgcggccaagtggacaattccttcaatggtagcaatcaaaaacagatctagatgagtaagtattggactaaaatgatagcttgtacgatgggtttagccgtattaaattgtgtATTGcatgacaatggcctgcaaattttatttattttttattaaccatcaaattatgatgAACAAGGTgtatacaaaataaaagcaaGTGGATCCTCGGATAACATGCGACCGCACAACTGACTGGTAATTGGGTCAGcacgtgggcatggcaaggaaaagaaagactatttacacacacacatacagaaaaattaattacacacacaaaattaattacaaaacaGATTTAGTAAATTTAAAAGCAGTCCGGGTTGACAGtctgattcaactttggtgttgccgtgtacgtattacatgttttacatcctgttatctcagcttatggcggatgacgagtggacacagttcatcagccatcaatggtaagagtatgcatggtctgctgttatgattttgtatattatctcttcagaggtacagcttcttgtcgaacctcttagttctacaggctgtcagtgtacaacatctgcagtgttagtttccttcaatggcaactgcttcctttaaagaatctggtagcgaccatatgtggacagttttgtttttttttcacggagttgttcaacgtcatcttctaattacttacagctgtaagtgcattaagcctgattgtgtttttattcattttcttttcaatacggtaggaattacagacttggtctcagttctaggagattcttcttattgctaacatctgtaagtaagtacactgagagtgtccagtatacaatttatatttaccttcgtttaggtttgtggaaactggtctcatttcttctgggaaccagtcttatttcttcatgtttttcactactttttatcaacagctgacggctgTTACctcgtctggcactgtaaatgagttgagtgctttcaagaacctgttccgtcttgtttgtccttatttcactgaccatgctcgtattgctaacaaaagtaagttcactgagagtatgcaaattatattatatttagtcttgtttcagttgtacttagtgattacaagatttttggacttggttatcagtgtatcagatgcttcttgtgagcttacgtaacacgttagcccaacaaagtcacatactaagtgactgttttatgtctggttagactcactgataacacctgtaagtacaccaaattaataatccagaatatgagttatgtttgcctccatttagggttgtgagacctggtcttatcagacttgtcttagttgtacatggattgtcggtcaCAAACTCGgtttcagttttaaaagattgttacaaactgtaagtacaatgattgttcagtatacttaccatctttaatagagttgtgggacctagccgccattctacatggtaatactaggtttccagacaaggtctcggttttatgagattcttattgttacaaactgtaagtccaacgattgtctagaatacacattatatttaccatctttgtattagagctgtgggacacgactaacagattgtcacagagttctacatagtgatgataatacaggtaatttgtaatggaacttgtgaattgtatttactgtcttacctgctgcagttggataaagactgataactgacgaaattgatttgagACTGTCATGGCCAATGAGACATTGATTTAccagctgtacctattgtggttttaacatatttacagaattaaattcattacaaatataataatagaaattatttaattaaggtaatgggaagtaaaaaagtacagtagtacagtagtatagtaaccaatatatggttgaaataggcttagtatagtctgataa
This genomic interval carries:
- the LOC136256078 gene encoding uncharacterized protein, translating into MIFVHNCHKLNQKTFLFTQQSDGWLVSFTKLMNNLFLKVLNSCSETSYLKSPNWFYAMGMEEIHVHLWRMTSGHSSSAINEVQLLVEPLSSTGCQCTTSAVLVSFNGNCFL